The DNA segment ACAAAATGAAAAGTGTTACCAAACTATCTTCAATCGCCATATTACTTTGTAGCTTAGTTTATCCCCCCCTGCTCACTGAGGCAAAAGCTACCACTATCAACAATAGTATTGATCAACAAAGTATTGAAACAGATGCAAACCTAATTAGTAATCAAACTGAAGGTTTTTTACTTGCTCAACGTCGGAGTGTGCGTAGAAGATATGTCCGTCCAGTTGTGCGTGGAAGATATACTCGTCCAGTTGTGCGTGGAAGATATACTCGTCCAGTTGTACGTGGAAGATATACTCGTCCAGTTGTACGTGGAAGATATGTCCGTCCAGTTGTGCGTGGAAGATATGTCCGTCCGGTCGTGCGTGGAAGATATATCCGTCGTTAATACCAATTCATCATTAAGAAAGACCGATTTAGTCTAAATTTCTGGGTTTGGATATGTTAAATCCTTTGGGGGAAGAATATCAGGATTCAGGGCTGAAGATTTAGTAGTTAGTGGCTAGTTATTCCACTAACCACTAAGCTACCAAGTACTAGTGACTTGCTACTACTTCTAGACGAGCTAGTCTTTCTGCTAGTAGTGTTTCTAACTCTTCTAGTGCTTTGGTAAAACCTTTGATACCTTCATCTAGTTTGTCATAAGCCATGCGATCGGCAGCGTGCATTTTGTCAAATGTAGCTTTATCGATGGAAATCTTGTCTATATCCAAAGTTGCTGCTTTAGCTGGGTCGAGTTTACGGGGTAGTTCACCAATGGTGGCTTGTAGTTCACCTAATAAACCAGGGGAAATCGTTAGTAAATCGCTACCTGCTAGTTCAGTAATTTCACCAATGTTACGGAAACTAGCTCCCATAACTTCGGTCTTATAGCCAAACTTCTTGTAGTAGTTGTAAATTGTAGTAACTGATAATACACCTGGGTCTTCCGCAGAAGGGTAGCTATCACGTCCGGTTTCTTTTTTGTACCAGTCGAGAATCCGACCAACGAAGGGAGAAATTAAGGTGATACCGGCTTCGGCACAAGCGATCGCCTGATGCAATCCAAACAACAATGTCAAGTTACAATGAATACCCTCTTTTTCCAGAATTTCCGCAGCCTTGATACCTTCCCAAGTAGAGGCAATTTTAATCAAAACCCGTTCTGGGCCAATACCAGCCGCTTTATATTGAGCGATTAATTCCCGTGCTTTGGTGATAGTAGCTTCAGTATCGTAAGACAAGCGGGCATCTACTTCTGTAGAAACGCGACCAGGGATAATTTGTAAAATCTTTAATCCAAAGGATACCGCCAGACGGTCGAAAGCGAGGGAGACAATTTGACCTTTGCTAGCCCCTGCGCCTGCGTCTTTTTTAGCTTGGAGTAAGGTTTGATCAACAATTTCCTGATATTCTGGCATTTTAGCGGCTGCCGTAATCAGAGAGGGATTGGTGGTCGCGTCGCGGGGTGTAAACTTTTCAATTGCTTGAATATCACCTGTATCAGCAACTACTACAGTCATTTCTCGCAATTGTTCTAGTAGATTTTTAGTCATAAAATACTCCATGATTTTAGTTTGTTAAGACTTACTTGCTTGGTTGCTAGATCCCCGACTTCTTGAAGTAGTCGGGAATCTGACCACCGTTAGTTATTGCTTTGGACTAATAAAAAATCCATAACACCTGCGTAAGCCCATTTTGTTTAGGATTTACCCTATCCCCTCTTCTTCACACCCTTTTTGATTCCTTACAATTCTGATTTTGGCAACTTTTCTTAACCATTGCCCAATTTGGCTAAGAAGCAAAAGCCTCAGACTTATTCTAGGAATATTAGGCGGTGATTGGTTGTCCAATAGAATGCACTTTAATTAAACTAGTTGTGCCTGATTTACCAATTGGCACTCCAGAAGTAATAACTACCTTGTCACCGTCATGCACCAAACCCGTTCTCACGGCGGTGTTGATGAGATTCATAAACATTTCTTCCGCATTGTGGACTGGTGGGGTTAATAAAGGTTCCACACCCCAAGAAAGTGCTAACTGATGGTAGGCGGTTTCGTCGGGGGTCAACGCAAAAATGGGTGTAGTCGGACGATATTTCGACACGAGCTTTGCTGTACTCCCTGATGTGGTGTTGCAAAGAATCGCTTTTGCGCCTGTTTCGTAGGCGATACGACAGACCGCTTCAGCTACAGATTCGGTGACACTCAGACCACCTGCTTCATGGGATAAGCAATGTTTACTACCCTCTTGCAAAGACTTTTCTGTAGTCACGGCGATATCGTGCATAACCTGGACGGCGGCGACGGGATATTGTCCTACAGCCGTTTCCCCAGAGAGCATGACGGCATCTGTACCATCGAGAATAGAGTTAGCAACGTCTGTAGCCTCCGCACGGGTGGGATCGGGAGCGCTAATCATCGACTCTAGCATTTGCGTTGCTGTAATCACGGGCTTACCAGCTTGGTTGCAACGGCGAATGATGTCCTTTTGAATCAATGGGACTTCATGGATAGGCATTTCCACACCCAAGTCACCACGAGCAATCATAATCGCATCAGCAACGTCGATGATAGAATCAATTTGCTCAACGGCTTCTGGACGTTCAATTTTGGCGATTACCCGAATAGTTTTCCCCGCCGCTTCAATCATCCGTTGCGCTGGTTCGAGGTCATAAGGCGATCGCACAAAAGACACCGCCACCCAATCTACACTCAAATCGATGCCAAAACGCAAATCCTGCAAGTCCTTTTCGGTGATGGAACTGACAGGTAAACGAGTCGCTGGCAGGTTAACACCCTTACGGGTAGAAAGAAGACCCCCGATTTTGGCAATAGCCCGAATGCGATCGGCATCGCGATCTGTCACAATCAACTTGACACGACCATCATTAATTAAGATTGGTTCCCCAGGTCGTACCATTGCGAACAAGGTCGGCAAAGGTAAAGGCAATTCATCAAGACTACTACCCTTTTCTTGCAAGACAAAAGTCACTTCCTGACCAGCCTCTACCATTAACCCTTCTGGTGGTAAAGTTCCCAAGCGAATCTTCGGCCCGCATAGGTCTTGCATAATCGCCACAGGCTTTTGTCTGTCAGCACTGATTTGCCGCAAATACTGAGCAGTTTGGGCATGGAAGTCATAAGCTCCATGAGAAAAATTCAGCCGTGCTACATTCATCCCAGCTTCTACCAACGCTTCTAAACGTTCTGGTGCAGATGTAGCCGGGCCTACAGTACAGATAATTTTAGTTCGACGCATAGATATTGGGGATAGGGGATAGTGAACAGTGAACAGTTACGACTGACTAACTGTTCTAACTTTTCGCGTCATGTGGAAAAGTTAACGCCAAACCTAACCCCCCAGCCCCCTTCCCTACCAGGGAAGGGGGAGCAATCAAAGCCTCTCTCCTTGCAGGGGAGAGGTTTGGAGAGGGGTTTTCCAGATACAGTGAAAAGTCAGACTAACTGCTCACCGAATAACTGATAACTGTTAAACAGCAGCCAGTTGTTCTTTTTGTACCATTGACAACATCAGGTCAACTACACGATTAGAGTAGCCCCACTCGTTGTCATACCAAGCTACTACCTTGAAGAAGTTGGAGTTTAGCTCGATCCCCGCGCCTGCGTCGAAGATGCTGGAATGAGTATCACCCTGAAAATCTGTGGAAACTACTTCTTCGTCGGTGTAACCAAGAATACCAGCTAGTGAACCTTCAGATGCTTGCTTCATCGCTGCACAAATTTCTTTGTAGCTGGTGGCTTTGGCAGTTTTGAATGTTAAATCTACAACGGAAACATCTGGGGTAGGAACGCGGAAAGCCATACCAGTTAACTTACCTTTCAACTCTGGTAAAACCAACGCCACTGCTTTGGCTGCACCTGTGGAAGAGGGAATAATATTTTGGGCTGCACCTCTACCACCGCGCCAGTCTTTTTTGCTGGGGCCGTCTACCGTGGGTTGGGTAGCAGTCATGGCATGAACTGTGGTCATTAACCCTTCGGTTAAACCAAAGTTGTCGTTGATTACCTTAGCAATGGGTGCTAGGCAGTTAGTGGTACAGCTAGCATTGGAGACAATTAAATCTTTGCTGGGGTCAAATAAATCATGGTTCACCCCAACCAACAGCGTCCGCACTCTATCCGGGTCTTTGGTAGGTGCGGAAATTATGACGCGCCTCGCCCCTGCTTGTAGATGCTTAGATGCGCCCTCAGAATCAGTAAATAATCCAGTCGATTCTACGACGTAATCAGCACCTAATTTTCCCCAAGGTAATTCTGCTGGGTTTCTGACTGATACACAGGGAATAAAATGTCCATCGATAACAATACCATCATCTTTGGTTTCAACCTGGCTTCTTAACCTACCGTGGGTAGAGTCGTACTTTAATAAGTAAGCTAGGTTATCGGGTGGTACGAGGTCGTTAATCCCGACAAACTCAATGTTGGGGTTGTTAATGCCAGCACGAAGCACAAGTCGCCCGATACGACCGAATCCATTGATGCCAACTTTTAATTTCGCCAAAACTAACCTCCTACATTTTTGTCAAATTAATCTGGGCGTTTACCCTAGCTTCAACACTGCAAATAGCCAGGTGAATTTTAGTCTGACTGAGCTGATCGTGACAGCCCCAGACGCTTTAAGCCCAATTACTTGGCATATTTTAAGGTTTTGGTTGCGAGATCCCCGACTTCTTCAAGAAGTCGGGGATCTGAGATCCTCCCTAGTCCCTAATACGGCCATTGCCAGTCACTAATGTCTGGCATATCTTCGCCGTGTTGGGAAATGTAGTGTTTGTGTTCGATGAGCTTGTCTTGTAGTTGTTGCTTGACGTAGGCTGCTTTGTAGCCCAGTTTTGGTACGCGATCAATTACGTCCATGACTAGATGGAAGCGATCGAGGTCGTTCAGCACAACCATATCAAAGGGAGTGGTGGTGGTTCCTTCTTCCTTGTAACCGCGCACATGGAGGTTGTTGTGGTTGGGTTGGCGATAGGTTAGGCGATGGATTAGCCAAGGGTAGCCATGAAAGGCGAAAATAATGGGTTTGTCGGTAGTGAAAATAGTCTCGAAGTCTTTGGGATTTAGACCGTGGGGATGTTCTGTTTTGGGTTGTAGTGTCATCAAATCGACAACGTTGACTACCCGTACTTTTAAATCCGGGAAGTGTTGGCGCAAAATGTCTACAGCTGCCAAAGTTTCTAGGGTGGGAACATCTCCGGCGCAAGCCATGACTACATCTGGTTCACTACCTTGGTCGTTGCTAGCCCATTCCCAAATACCAATGCCTTTGGTGCAGTGTTTAACTGCTGCATCCATGTCTAGGAATTGTAATGCTGGCTGTTTACCTGCAACTATGACGTTGACATAGTTACGGCTTCTTAAACAGTGGTCTGTCACCGATAATAAGGTGTTGGCATCGGGGGGAAGATATACCCGAATGATCTCAGATTTTTTGTTAACTACATGATCGATAAATCCGGGGTCTTGGTGAGAGAATCCGTTATGGTCTTGTCGCCAAACGTGGGAGGTCAGTAGGTAGTTGAGGGAAGCCACAGGTCTGCGCCATGAAATGTGGCGGGTGGTTTTCAACCATTTGGCGTGCTGGTTGAACATGGAGTCAATGATATGGATAAAGGCTTCGTAACAGGAGAAGAATCCATGACGACCTGTCAGCAGATATCCTTCTAACCATCCTTGACAGCAGGTTTCACTGAGGATTTCCATCACCCGACCACTGGGATCAAGGTGGTCATCTTCTGGTAGCTTTTGAGCAACCCAAGTTCTATCGGTGACATCTAAGACGGCGTTGATGCGATTTGATGCTGTTTCATCAGGGCCGAAGACACGGAAGTTACGGCTGTCTAGGTTGAGCTTCATCACATCCCGCAGGAATTTGCCTGTGACTTGGGTGGCTTCCGCCATGACTCTACCTGGTTGGGGAACTTCAATGGCGTAGTTTTGAAAATCTGGCATCACCAGGTCACGCAACAGGATACCGCCGTTAGCGTGGGGATTATCTCCCATACGCCGATCGCCTTTTGGTGCTAATTCTGCTAATTCTGGTATGAGTTTGCCGTTAGCATCAAAGAGTTCTTCTGGTTTGTAACTCTTGAGCCATTCTTCTAGTAATTTCAGGTGTTCTGGATTACCTGTAACATTGCCAAAGGGTACTTGGTGCGATCGCCAGTAATCTTCTGTTTTCTTGCCATCTACTTCTTTTGGCCCTGTCCATCCTTTGGGAGTCCTGAGGATAATCATCGGCCACTGGGGACGCTTGCTAAATCCATGTACACGGGCTTCTCTTTGGATACTGTGAATTTCCGCAATCACTGTATCTAAAATAGCTGCCATCTGTTGATGCACAAGGGCGGGATCAGAACCTTCGACAAAATAAGGTTTGTATCCATAGCCGACAAATAAGCTTTCTAACTCTTCGTAGCTTAACCGTGCTAGGACTGTGGGGTTAGCAATTTTATACCCATTGAGGTGGAGAATTGGCAGTACTGCGCCATCACTAGCCGGGTTGAGGAACTTGTTGGAATGCCAACTAGTAGCTAATGCGCCTGTTTCCGCTTCCCCATCACCAACAACAGCCGCCACAATTAAATCAGGATTATCAAAAGCCGCACCAAAGGCATGAACAAGAGCATAACCCAGTTCACCACCCTCATGAATTGAACCAGGGGTTTCCGGTGCTACGTGGCTGGGAATACCACCAGGGAAGGAGAACTGTTTGAAAAGTTTCTGCATCCCGCCAGCATCTTGGGAGATGTTGGGGTAATACTCGCTGTATGTCCCTTCTAGATAAGTATTCGCTACCAGTCCAGGCCCGCCGTGACCAGGGCCGGCGATATAAACCATACTCTGGTCGTATTTCTTGATAATCCGATTGAGATGGACATAAATAAAGTTCAGTCCTGGCGTAGTTCCCCAGTGTCCTAAGAGACGGGGTTTAACGTGTTCTTTGTTGAGTGGTTCTCTTAGTAAGGGATTATCAAGTAGATAAATTTGTCCAACTGACAAATAGTTGGCTGCACGCCAGTAGGCGTTGATTTTATGCAGTTCTTCGTCTGTTAAAGGCTTTATCTGTGGAGGACTTGCTAAAGTCATATCAATCTCCAATTACACAATTATTTTGCCGGATTCGTTAGTATGCCAGTTTAGTGATCTACGGGATGCGATTCATCTTACTTGTGACGAATTTTTCCAGTGGCTAACAGGGACTTTAGGCGTGATTAGCCAATTTTATACATTTGTACCCATCTAAAATAAGGCTAAAGAAATTCTGTTACTGGCTCCCCTGAAAGGTTAACAGACTTCACATTTTAGCGAGTAATTTTTAACATTAATTTTAGGTAATGTTAAGAAAGTCACAACGTAATTCAAAAAACAAATAACTACTATTTGTTTTTCGGTATGACTAAATGGAGCTTTTGAGACAATTGCCAAAAATTGTTAATAAAAAACTCTACCCACAGAGGGATAGAGTTTTTGTTAGTTGTGAGGATTCAGTGGTCGGTGGCACAAAACCTAACAACAGCCCGTCAGGAAAGTATTCAAGCAGAGTAAAGGGAACAGAGAATAGGCAACGGGCCACGCCATAAAAATTGTCAGGGGTGTAAGTATTCCAAGTTACACCCCTGACTCAAACCTTGGTTGTTTCGTTGATCCTGTGACAATCCTAAAAAATGCTAAATCTAAAAAAACAGAAAATTTCTTTAGTTACGGATTTTGCATATTTAGTTTTTAGTTTTAAATACACCTGCTTCTTGCTGAATGGGCAAGACAGTTAAAACATCGGTTTGGGAACAATATTTTAGGTCTTCATAACATTCAAGGCGTAACAAACGTTTGCCGTGACTAGCATGATGGAATAATCCTAATAAATTGTTTTGCCATTGTGAGTAAAGAGCGATCGCACTAATCACTTCGTCATTACCAGCTAATTCCTCAGGGGGTAGCTGGGATTTTTCCACAACACTATGGGCGATCGCCCCAGCACAAGCGGTATCTTCTAAAGAATAACTACCTTCCCAGCCTGAGCCGACAATCCAGACTATTTCTGGTTGTTTTTCTAGAAGATATTGTACTACTGCTGCCCGGTTAATAAAGGCGGCTGTGAGAACAGTGGCAGAGTCTTGTACTCGTTTTAAAGCACGAGTACCATTAGTAGTACTAATAAACAAGCGTCGTCCCTCCACCAGTTCTGGTGTGCAGTCAAGGGGAGAGTTACCCAGTTCAAAACCAGTGACTTTCCCACCACCACGCTCTCCGGCTCGTAGCCGTTTTTGTGGAGGCCATGCTTCACTAACTGCAATGAGTTCATCCAAATCGCTGAAGACTTGCACAGCTTCGCCACCAGCAGAAAGGACTGTGGCAATTGTGCTGGTAGCTCGTAAGACATCGACCGCGATCGCGCAGTCGGGAACCTGATCTTTGGGGGTTAATTCCGGAGTATGGTATACAAATAGCTTCACGCGGGGGATACACCTGCTCTAAATACTACTGTCGAGATTACATTCTAATGGGTGTCATTACCCATCATGACAGCTGAATTGAGCTTATTTTTTATAGTTAGGCAAGAGTATTTGCTATTGTGCAATCTCTATCAAATGACTGTAATCTGAAAAAAGGCCAGGGTCAGCAG comes from the Nostoc sp. PCC 7120 = FACHB-418 genome and includes:
- a CDS encoding 2-phosphosulfolactate phosphatase family protein — translated: MKLFVYHTPELTPKDQVPDCAIAVDVLRATSTIATVLSAGGEAVQVFSDLDELIAVSEAWPPQKRLRAGERGGGKVTGFELGNSPLDCTPELVEGRRLFISTTNGTRALKRVQDSATVLTAAFINRAAVVQYLLEKQPEIVWIVGSGWEGSYSLEDTACAGAIAHSVVEKSQLPPEELAGNDEVISAIALYSQWQNNLLGLFHHASHGKRLLRLECYEDLKYCSQTDVLTVLPIQQEAGVFKTKN
- the pyk gene encoding pyruvate kinase is translated as MRRTKIICTVGPATSAPERLEALVEAGMNVARLNFSHGAYDFHAQTAQYLRQISADRQKPVAIMQDLCGPKIRLGTLPPEGLMVEAGQEVTFVLQEKGSSLDELPLPLPTLFAMVRPGEPILINDGRVKLIVTDRDADRIRAIAKIGGLLSTRKGVNLPATRLPVSSITEKDLQDLRFGIDLSVDWVAVSFVRSPYDLEPAQRMIEAAGKTIRVIAKIERPEAVEQIDSIIDVADAIMIARGDLGVEMPIHEVPLIQKDIIRRCNQAGKPVITATQMLESMISAPDPTRAEATDVANSILDGTDAVMLSGETAVGQYPVAAVQVMHDIAVTTEKSLQEGSKHCLSHEAGGLSVTESVAEAVCRIAYETGAKAILCNTTSGSTAKLVSKYRPTTPIFALTPDETAYHQLALSWGVEPLLTPPVHNAEEMFMNLINTAVRTGLVHDGDKVVITSGVPIGKSGTTSLIKVHSIGQPITA
- the gap gene encoding type I glyceraldehyde-3-phosphate dehydrogenase, whose translation is MAKLKVGINGFGRIGRLVLRAGINNPNIEFVGINDLVPPDNLAYLLKYDSTHGRLRSQVETKDDGIVIDGHFIPCVSVRNPAELPWGKLGADYVVESTGLFTDSEGASKHLQAGARRVIISAPTKDPDRVRTLLVGVNHDLFDPSKDLIVSNASCTTNCLAPIAKVINDNFGLTEGLMTTVHAMTATQPTVDGPSKKDWRGGRGAAQNIIPSSTGAAKAVALVLPELKGKLTGMAFRVPTPDVSVVDLTFKTAKATSYKEICAAMKQASEGSLAGILGYTDEEVVSTDFQGDTHSSIFDAGAGIELNSNFFKVVAWYDNEWGYSNRVVDLMLSMVQKEQLAAV
- a CDS encoding phosphoketolase family protein — translated: MTLASPPQIKPLTDEELHKINAYWRAANYLSVGQIYLLDNPLLREPLNKEHVKPRLLGHWGTTPGLNFIYVHLNRIIKKYDQSMVYIAGPGHGGPGLVANTYLEGTYSEYYPNISQDAGGMQKLFKQFSFPGGIPSHVAPETPGSIHEGGELGYALVHAFGAAFDNPDLIVAAVVGDGEAETGALATSWHSNKFLNPASDGAVLPILHLNGYKIANPTVLARLSYEELESLFVGYGYKPYFVEGSDPALVHQQMAAILDTVIAEIHSIQREARVHGFSKRPQWPMIILRTPKGWTGPKEVDGKKTEDYWRSHQVPFGNVTGNPEHLKLLEEWLKSYKPEELFDANGKLIPELAELAPKGDRRMGDNPHANGGILLRDLVMPDFQNYAIEVPQPGRVMAEATQVTGKFLRDVMKLNLDSRNFRVFGPDETASNRINAVLDVTDRTWVAQKLPEDDHLDPSGRVMEILSETCCQGWLEGYLLTGRHGFFSCYEAFIHIIDSMFNQHAKWLKTTRHISWRRPVASLNYLLTSHVWRQDHNGFSHQDPGFIDHVVNKKSEIIRVYLPPDANTLLSVTDHCLRSRNYVNVIVAGKQPALQFLDMDAAVKHCTKGIGIWEWASNDQGSEPDVVMACAGDVPTLETLAAVDILRQHFPDLKVRVVNVVDLMTLQPKTEHPHGLNPKDFETIFTTDKPIIFAFHGYPWLIHRLTYRQPNHNNLHVRGYKEEGTTTTPFDMVVLNDLDRFHLVMDVIDRVPKLGYKAAYVKQQLQDKLIEHKHYISQHGEDMPDISDWQWPY
- a CDS encoding transaldolase is translated as MTKNLLEQLREMTVVVADTGDIQAIEKFTPRDATTNPSLITAAAKMPEYQEIVDQTLLQAKKDAGAGASKGQIVSLAFDRLAVSFGLKILQIIPGRVSTEVDARLSYDTEATITKARELIAQYKAAGIGPERVLIKIASTWEGIKAAEILEKEGIHCNLTLLFGLHQAIACAEAGITLISPFVGRILDWYKKETGRDSYPSAEDPGVLSVTTIYNYYKKFGYKTEVMGASFRNIGEITELAGSDLLTISPGLLGELQATIGELPRKLDPAKAATLDIDKISIDKATFDKMHAADRMAYDKLDEGIKGFTKALEELETLLAERLARLEVVASH